One genomic segment of Rubeoparvulum massiliense includes these proteins:
- the argF gene encoding ornithine carbamoyltransferase, with amino-acid sequence MPFNLKNRHFLTLRDFTPAEIQFMLETAKNYKDLKYAGVPHRVLEGKNIALIFEKPSTRTRTAFTVACIDLGAHPEYLGKGDIQLGKKESVEDTAKVLGRMFDGIEFRGFKHETVELLAKYAGVPVWNGLTDKYHPTQILADFLTIQEKLGRLKGVKLVYCGDGRNNMANSLMVGSAKMGLHFVIAAPSHLVPDDELVQYCKNVAQETGAIIEITEDIQNAVVGADAIYTDVWVSMGEEDKFEERIQLLKPYQVTMDLFRRTGKTESIFLHCLPAFHDLETQVGKEVYEKWGLKEMEVSDEVFRSHHSVVFDQAENRMHTIKAVMALTLQ; translated from the coding sequence ATGCCATTTAACCTAAAGAATCGACATTTTTTAACCTTGCGGGATTTTACACCTGCAGAGATACAGTTTATGTTAGAGACCGCTAAGAATTATAAGGATCTGAAATATGCGGGTGTCCCTCACCGTGTCCTTGAGGGGAAGAATATTGCCCTCATTTTTGAAAAGCCTTCCACACGGACTCGTACTGCCTTTACCGTAGCTTGTATCGATTTAGGTGCCCATCCAGAGTATTTAGGAAAGGGCGATATTCAGCTTGGAAAGAAAGAATCGGTGGAAGATACAGCCAAGGTATTGGGTCGGATGTTTGATGGGATCGAGTTCCGTGGCTTTAAGCATGAAACCGTCGAGTTGCTAGCTAAGTATGCAGGTGTGCCAGTTTGGAATGGTCTAACTGATAAATATCATCCAACCCAGATTCTAGCTGATTTCTTAACCATTCAAGAAAAGCTAGGCCGCTTAAAGGGTGTGAAGCTCGTCTATTGTGGAGACGGTCGAAATAATATGGCCAACAGTCTCATGGTGGGATCCGCGAAGATGGGACTTCATTTTGTTATCGCAGCTCCCAGTCACTTAGTGCCAGATGATGAGCTGGTCCAATATTGTAAGAATGTAGCACAGGAGACCGGGGCCATCATCGAGATCACTGAGGATATCCAGAATGCTGTAGTTGGCGCAGATGCCATCTATACCGACGTGTGGGTCTCCATGGGTGAAGAGGATAAGTTTGAAGAACGGATCCAGCTCCTCAAGCCGTATCAAGTCACCATGGATCTCTTCCGGCGGACGGGCAAAACAGAGAGTATCTTCCTCCATTGCCTACCAGCCTTCCACGATCTTGAAACCCAGGTTGGTAAAGAGGTCTATGAAAAATGGGGCTTAAAGGAGATGGAGGTAAGCGACGAGGTATTCCGTAGCCATCACTCGGTGGTCTTTGATCAGGCGGAGAATCGGATGCATACGATCAAAGCGGTTATGGCTCTGACCTTACAATAA
- a CDS encoding Crp/Fnr family transcriptional regulator, which translates to MAIDIRDHIEQFTIFQELPEQTVHELLEHAYIREYKKGEMLYHAGQLRDRIFFSINGYVRQERISLEGNIHTTFYMKPYSMFPYAGLFEDKLYSFSCLAMTNVTTFYIPRNKFEEMISQNAMALINIIKVLNQTIIHVERRVRYVNHPLASERVRRLLAYLIRLIGEKKDEYIIIPCPITTQDLAYMSGTTRETVSHNLHEYMNRGLICMNSKVITIKVPSFFDVD; encoded by the coding sequence GTGGCCATCGATATTCGAGACCATATTGAACAGTTTACCATTTTTCAAGAATTACCTGAACAAACGGTTCATGAGCTCTTAGAACATGCTTACATTCGGGAATATAAAAAGGGCGAGATGCTTTACCACGCTGGACAATTGCGAGATCGCATCTTCTTCTCTATCAACGGCTATGTAAGGCAAGAACGTATCAGCCTTGAGGGAAATATTCATACCACCTTCTACATGAAACCCTATAGCATGTTCCCATACGCTGGTCTATTTGAAGATAAGCTCTACTCATTTTCCTGTCTCGCCATGACCAATGTTACCACCTTTTACATACCTAGAAATAAGTTTGAGGAGATGATCTCGCAAAACGCCATGGCCTTGATCAACATTATTAAGGTGCTAAATCAGACAATTATTCATGTGGAGCGCCGTGTCCGTTATGTGAATCATCCTTTAGCATCTGAGCGAGTACGACGTCTACTTGCCTATTTAATACGTTTAATCGGTGAAAAAAAGGATGAGTATATTATTATTCCTTGTCCTATTACGACACAGGATTTAGCATATATGTCCGGTACAACGAGGGAGACTGTCAGCCATAATCTCCATGAATATATGAATCGAGGGCTAATCTGCATGAACTCTAAGGTGATTACCATTAAAGTTCCCAGCTTTTTCGATGTGGATTAA
- a CDS encoding S-Ena type endospore appendage produces MEHGDIFISSGVGDQFCGNFVMTTPEETVLWEAEPHFITSGTVSIYYDEGKCESLIVRIEQTYREEVCFSVPLKNTRSFTIRNLRKVCVHCTDGSGTYRGKYCLSIHYRLDHLDDCEEE; encoded by the coding sequence TTGGAGCATGGTGATATATTTATCTCCTCAGGTGTGGGTGATCAGTTTTGCGGAAATTTCGTTATGACCACACCTGAAGAGACAGTGCTATGGGAGGCCGAACCACACTTTATCACGTCTGGAACAGTATCGATTTACTATGATGAAGGGAAATGTGAAAGCTTGATTGTTCGTATCGAGCAGACCTACCGTGAGGAGGTTTGTTTCTCCGTTCCTCTTAAGAACACCCGCTCCTTCACCATCCGAAATCTCAGAAAAGTGTGTGTTCATTGTACAGATGGAAGTGGAACGTACCGAGGCAAGTATTGTCTTAGTATCCATTATCGACTTGATCATTTGGATGACTGTGAAGAAGAGTGA
- a CDS encoding thioredoxin family protein: MEIKVLGTGCKKCKQLERNTCDAVHAIELDATVEKVEDLGAIMKYGVMSTPALVINDQVVSTGKVLSVEEVKQLISQHR, translated from the coding sequence ATGGAGATCAAAGTACTAGGAACAGGCTGTAAAAAATGTAAACAACTTGAGCGAAATACCTGCGATGCGGTACATGCCATAGAACTAGATGCTACCGTTGAGAAGGTAGAGGATCTTGGTGCCATCATGAAATACGGAGTGATGAGCACACCAGCCTTGGTCATCAATGATCAGGTAGTAAGCACTGGAAAAGTCTTGTCCGTTGAAGAAGTTAAGCAGTTGATATCTCAACATCGGTAA
- a CDS encoding permease, with amino-acid sequence MFEQLATWIVTQLLGLSVETRLGGAIHFFIYDTVKILFLLIVMIFIISYLRSYFPPEKVKLWLQGKRLFFGIVLAALLGVVSPFCSCSTVPLFIGFVEAGIPLSITLTFLISSPIVNEISLVLLFSMFGGQIATLYILFGVVLAMVAGWFLGKLKMEDQIEAYVYQIQMGESTIAQLSQRERLHDAWQNVADTVKKIWLYLLIGIGIGAWIHGYAPEELLVRYAGEENWLAVPFATIIGVPLYSNAVGSLPIIEALMNKGVAPGTALSFMMAITALSLPEVILLRKVIKPKLIAAFVGTVTVGIMIIGYLFNWII; translated from the coding sequence ATGTTTGAACAATTGGCGACGTGGATTGTTACGCAACTATTGGGACTCTCGGTGGAGACACGCTTAGGTGGTGCCATCCATTTCTTTATTTATGACACGGTAAAAATTCTCTTTTTACTGATCGTGATGATTTTCATCATCTCATACCTACGTAGCTATTTTCCACCAGAAAAAGTGAAGTTATGGCTACAGGGAAAGCGACTGTTTTTCGGGATTGTTCTGGCTGCTTTACTCGGTGTAGTTTCACCATTTTGCTCTTGCTCCACGGTGCCATTATTTATTGGCTTTGTTGAAGCGGGAATTCCTTTGTCCATCACTTTAACCTTCTTGATCAGCTCGCCGATTGTGAACGAGATTTCCTTAGTTCTACTCTTCTCCATGTTTGGCGGGCAGATCGCTACTTTATACATTCTCTTTGGTGTTGTGCTAGCCATGGTGGCAGGTTGGTTCCTAGGCAAGTTGAAGATGGAGGATCAGATTGAAGCCTATGTGTATCAGATTCAGATGGGGGAATCAACGATTGCCCAACTGAGCCAAAGGGAGCGTCTGCACGATGCTTGGCAGAATGTTGCGGATACAGTGAAAAAAATCTGGCTCTACCTTCTCATTGGGATCGGCATTGGTGCTTGGATCCATGGTTATGCACCAGAGGAATTATTGGTTCGTTATGCAGGTGAAGAGAACTGGTTGGCTGTACCCTTTGCCACCATCATTGGAGTACCCCTCTATTCCAATGCTGTCGGTTCACTCCCCATCATCGAGGCGTTGATGAATAAGGGAGTAGCACCGGGAACAGCACTTTCGTTTATGATGGCCATCACAGCTCTTTCCCTGCCAGAAGTGATCCTGCTACGTAAGGTGATCAAGCCCAAGCTGATTGCCGCCTTTGTGGGAACAGTAACAGTGGGCATCATGATAATTGGCTATCTTTTCAACTGGATAATCTAG
- the arcA gene encoding arginine deiminase: MKHPLHVTSEIGELQSVLLHRPGKELENLTPDFLERLLFDDIPYLPAVQKEHDYFAKTLQNRGIEVLYLEKLAAEALHKEEVRVQFVEEILKESKSNIQHVEEDLKEYLLSLSNEKMVETLMAGIRKKEIPKNRKMHLYEMLEDIYPFYLDPMPNLYFTRDPAATIGSGLTINRMSKPARRRESLFMEYIIKYHPRFSSHEIPVWIDRDYRFSIEGGDELVLGNEIVAIGISERTTAQAIERLAISLFQKNSGFKKVLAIEIPKKRAFMHLDTVFTMVDVDKFTIHPAILGPAGEMNIYILEPGEDQESVKITTTHNLIDTLKAVLGKSEVVLIPCGGGDPIASEREQWNDGSNTLAIAPGVVVTYDRNYVSNELLRQHGLEVIEVQSSELARGRGGPRCMSMPLVRKDL; encoded by the coding sequence ATGAAACATCCTTTACATGTAACCTCAGAGATTGGAGAGCTTCAATCTGTTCTGCTTCACCGACCTGGTAAGGAATTAGAGAATTTAACACCTGATTTTCTCGAACGCCTACTCTTTGACGATATTCCGTATCTTCCTGCGGTTCAGAAAGAGCATGACTACTTTGCGAAAACCTTGCAAAATCGTGGAATCGAGGTCCTCTATTTAGAGAAGCTCGCTGCGGAAGCATTGCATAAGGAAGAAGTACGAGTTCAGTTTGTCGAAGAGATCTTGAAGGAATCAAAATCCAATATCCAGCACGTAGAAGAAGATCTGAAGGAATATCTGCTCTCTCTCTCCAATGAAAAGATGGTGGAGACCTTGATGGCTGGCATCCGTAAAAAGGAGATCCCGAAGAATCGAAAAATGCATTTATACGAAATGCTGGAGGATATCTATCCGTTTTACCTGGATCCCATGCCCAATCTCTATTTCACAAGGGATCCAGCAGCCACCATTGGTTCAGGCTTAACCATCAATCGGATGAGTAAGCCTGCGAGACGACGTGAATCCCTCTTTATGGAATACATCATTAAATACCATCCGCGCTTTAGTAGTCATGAAATTCCAGTCTGGATTGATCGCGACTATCGTTTTTCCATTGAAGGTGGAGATGAGCTCGTATTGGGTAATGAGATTGTTGCCATCGGAATCAGTGAACGAACAACAGCACAAGCCATTGAACGTCTTGCTATCAGCCTCTTTCAGAAGAACTCAGGCTTTAAGAAGGTGTTGGCTATTGAGATCCCGAAGAAGCGGGCATTCATGCATTTGGATACGGTTTTCACCATGGTGGACGTAGACAAGTTCACGATCCATCCAGCCATCTTAGGACCTGCTGGGGAGATGAATATCTATATTCTCGAGCCTGGCGAGGATCAAGAGAGTGTGAAAATCACAACTACGCATAATCTAATCGATACATTAAAGGCTGTACTCGGAAAGAGTGAAGTGGTGTTGATCCCCTGTGGTGGAGGAGATCCAATCGCCTCCGAGCGAGAACAGTGGAATGATGGCTCCAATACACTAGCCATCGCTCCTGGTGTGGTAGTCACCTATGATCGGAACTATGTCTCCAATGAGCTCCTGCGCCAGCATGGGTTAGAAGTGATCGAAGTCCAAAGCTCTGAGCTCGCTCGGGGTCGTGGTGGTCCTCGTTGCATGAGCATGCCCCTTGTTCGGAAGGATCTCTAA
- a CDS encoding superoxide dismutase: protein MFTQLQLPYAFDALEPHLDARTMEIHYGKHHANYTNKLNEALEGHVDLQAKSIEEILSNLDAIPEAIRTTVRNNGGGYFAHNLYWSIMSPDGGGEPSGEVAQAIERDFGRLANLKEALTKAATGQFGSGWGWLVVNGDKLEVMSTSNQDTPLAQGKTPILVVDVWEHAYYLEYQNRRPDFVAAWWNVVNWAEVNRRYLAAIAK from the coding sequence ATGTTTACTCAACTACAACTACCATATGCCTTTGATGCCTTGGAACCACATTTGGATGCTCGGACGATGGAGATTCATTATGGGAAGCATCATGCAAACTATACAAATAAATTAAATGAAGCGTTAGAAGGTCATGTAGATCTTCAAGCGAAATCTATTGAAGAGATTCTAAGCAACCTTGATGCAATTCCTGAAGCCATTCGCACAACCGTGCGTAATAATGGTGGAGGTTACTTTGCACACAATCTTTACTGGTCCATTATGAGTCCTGATGGTGGCGGTGAACCAAGCGGTGAGGTTGCGCAAGCCATTGAGCGAGATTTTGGCCGTCTTGCCAATCTTAAAGAAGCTCTGACTAAGGCTGCGACAGGTCAGTTTGGATCAGGTTGGGGCTGGCTCGTTGTTAATGGAGACAAGCTTGAAGTAATGAGTACCTCCAATCAAGATACACCACTCGCACAAGGGAAAACACCAATTCTCGTTGTGGATGTGTGGGAGCATGCCTACTATTTAGAATACCAAAATCGTCGCCCTGACTTCGTTGCAGCATGGTGGAATGTTGTGAACTGGGCAGAGGTAAATCGTCGTTATTTAGCTGCGATTGCTAAGTAA
- the arcD gene encoding arginine-ornithine antiporter → MQEKKLGLAALTALVIGSMIGGGAFNLPSDMAAGANSGAVIIGWVITGIGMIALALSYQNLAIRKPELDGGVYSYARAGFGEFLGFNSAWGYWLSAWLGNVAYLTLLFGALAYFFPIFGEGNNLASVIGASVLLWVVHSLVLSGIRQASIVNMITTIAKLVPILLFIIFVILAFNVDKFTFNFWGGPTFDWKTVKDQVASTMLVTLWVFIGVEGAVVLSGRAKERRDVGRATVIGLISTLIIYVLISLFSLGIMTQPDLAALSNPSMAYVMESVVGSWGAAIINIGLVISLLGAFLGWTLLAAEIPFVAAKDEVFPKWLKRENKNGSPLSSLWLTSLLIQTFLVLVLFAQSTYQALYFMSGTAILIPYLFSALYQLKLSATGEAYKPKESRGRDLFLGIVATLYAIWLVYAAGLEYLLMVMILYAPGIFFYWRAKHEYQKKLFQPMELVIAILLVAAAAWAIYLLSTGQIAP, encoded by the coding sequence ATGCAAGAGAAAAAACTTGGCTTAGCAGCCCTAACAGCGCTGGTTATCGGTTCCATGATCGGTGGTGGAGCCTTCAACCTCCCCAGTGACATGGCTGCTGGAGCCAATAGTGGAGCAGTAATTATCGGTTGGGTGATCACGGGTATTGGAATGATCGCCCTTGCCCTTTCTTATCAAAATCTCGCCATCCGCAAGCCAGAACTGGATGGAGGTGTTTATAGTTACGCCCGTGCAGGCTTTGGTGAATTTCTAGGATTTAACAGTGCTTGGGGGTATTGGCTCTCAGCATGGTTAGGTAACGTTGCCTATCTTACCTTACTCTTTGGAGCCTTAGCCTATTTCTTTCCCATCTTTGGTGAGGGGAATAACCTTGCATCTGTTATTGGAGCTTCTGTCCTTCTTTGGGTCGTCCATTCGTTGGTTCTAAGCGGGATTCGTCAAGCCTCTATAGTTAATATGATCACTACCATTGCCAAATTGGTTCCCATCCTTTTATTTATTATCTTTGTGATTCTCGCCTTCAATGTGGACAAGTTCACCTTTAACTTTTGGGGTGGTCCTACATTCGACTGGAAGACGGTGAAGGATCAGGTGGCCAGTACCATGCTCGTGACCCTCTGGGTTTTTATTGGTGTGGAAGGAGCTGTGGTTCTTTCTGGCCGAGCCAAGGAGCGTCGTGATGTGGGACGAGCTACGGTGATCGGCTTAATCAGCACCTTGATCATCTATGTGCTCATCTCCTTATTCTCCCTTGGCATAATGACCCAGCCTGATTTAGCGGCCTTAAGCAATCCTTCCATGGCTTATGTGATGGAGAGCGTGGTAGGCTCTTGGGGTGCTGCCATCATCAATATAGGCTTGGTCATCTCCTTACTGGGGGCCTTCTTGGGCTGGACCCTATTAGCCGCAGAGATCCCTTTTGTCGCAGCGAAGGATGAAGTATTCCCCAAATGGTTAAAGCGGGAGAATAAGAATGGGAGTCCACTAAGCTCACTTTGGTTAACTTCCTTGCTAATTCAAACATTTTTAGTCCTTGTTTTGTTTGCACAATCGACCTACCAAGCCTTATACTTTATGTCAGGGACTGCCATCCTTATTCCCTACTTGTTCTCGGCCCTCTATCAATTGAAGCTTTCAGCGACAGGGGAGGCCTATAAGCCCAAGGAGTCAAGGGGAAGGGATCTCTTCCTAGGAATTGTAGCAACGCTCTATGCCATATGGCTTGTCTATGCAGCAGGACTGGAATATCTACTGATGGTGATGATACTCTATGCACCTGGTATCTTTTTCTACTGGCGTGCCAAACATGAGTATCAGAAAAAGTTATTTCAGCCCATGGAGCTTGTGATTGCAATCCTGCTAGTTGCGGCAGCTGCCTGGGCAATCTACCTGCTATCAACAGGACAAATTGCTCCTTAG
- a CDS encoding ArsR/SmtB family transcription factor: MMVVEQRMNEAKLNQLAPVVKLLGDKTRLQILHLLRQREYCVCELVPRFQMSQPAISQHLRKLKDLEIVQERRNGQWIHYSLNPESSFYHLVCHILEELDEGGVESKE, translated from the coding sequence ATGATGGTGGTGGAGCAACGCATGAATGAAGCGAAATTGAATCAGTTGGCTCCTGTGGTCAAATTGTTAGGGGATAAGACAAGGCTGCAGATTCTACATTTGCTACGGCAACGTGAATACTGTGTCTGTGAACTGGTTCCGCGCTTTCAAATGAGCCAACCAGCCATTAGTCAGCACCTTCGGAAGCTAAAGGATCTGGAGATTGTCCAGGAACGACGTAATGGTCAATGGATTCACTATTCCCTCAATCCAGAAAGCTCTTTTTATCATCTTGTCTGTCATATCCTCGAAGAGCTAGATGAGGGTGGTGTTGAATCGAAGGAATAA
- a CDS encoding tRNA-binding protein: protein MPTFEDFLKLDIRVGEILRVEEFPKARKPAYQLWVDFGEEIGVKQSSAQITECYTREELIGRQVLGVVNFPPRQVANFISEVLVLGIYSEQGVVLITPERSVKKGDKLG, encoded by the coding sequence ATGCCCACATTTGAGGACTTCTTGAAGCTAGATATTCGAGTTGGCGAAATTCTACGTGTAGAAGAGTTTCCAAAGGCAAGAAAGCCTGCATACCAATTATGGGTGGATTTTGGGGAAGAGATTGGTGTAAAACAGTCCAGCGCACAGATTACTGAATGCTATACACGAGAAGAGCTGATTGGTCGTCAGGTACTTGGTGTTGTTAATTTTCCTCCACGACAGGTTGCCAATTTTATCTCTGAGGTACTGGTTCTTGGTATCTATTCAGAGCAAGGCGTCGTTCTCATTACTCCTGAACGTTCCGTGAAAAAAGGGGACAAGCTAGGATAG
- a CDS encoding GerAB/ArcD/ProY family transporter: MKEQISGSQYTILVMNFFSAIMIAFGIQPFVVNAGNAYWYIPFLLWPVGWLMVLLLFRRLHHRKEFIPFSQEHVPGGAEKGVAILFLIFFLIIFAKDLQTFSFFINIALLPKTPTAVILVLATLSIIYLAHGGLEVVARFTDLFFPIVFLILIFSPLFTWNQIDPANLLPLLRQEQVPGLLKGTFLALSSFSEWLIALLLIPYVDKRASIRRLTLFSLGLGLFFVLIIFLTNLLTLGVPILRDVLYSTYLMVRQIHLTDFLDRMDLFMVAVWMPTYFAKLALNVWALSRLCSLILGINRQVVTGPMAFLGSLLALLLFPDTIRLYQFSTITWSTLGLVLELLIFLFYLGMIHRSSGKNSHEERGGDEEHEQFVRT; the protein is encoded by the coding sequence TTGAAGGAGCAAATCTCAGGATCACAGTATACAATTTTGGTGATGAACTTTTTCAGTGCGATCATGATCGCCTTTGGCATTCAACCTTTTGTAGTAAATGCAGGTAATGCCTATTGGTATATCCCTTTTCTCCTCTGGCCAGTAGGATGGTTGATGGTGCTTCTATTATTTCGACGATTGCATCATCGCAAGGAATTCATCCCCTTTTCTCAAGAGCATGTCCCAGGAGGTGCAGAGAAAGGGGTAGCTATTTTATTTCTTATTTTCTTTCTCATCATCTTCGCCAAGGACCTACAAACGTTTTCATTTTTTATAAACATAGCGCTCTTACCGAAGACCCCTACAGCTGTCATCCTTGTCTTAGCTACATTGAGTATCATCTACTTAGCCCATGGTGGACTCGAGGTGGTTGCACGATTTACAGATCTTTTCTTTCCCATTGTTTTTTTGATCTTAATCTTCTCTCCTCTCTTCACATGGAATCAAATCGACCCTGCGAACCTCTTGCCACTCTTACGGCAGGAACAGGTACCAGGTCTATTAAAAGGTACTTTCCTCGCTTTATCTTCATTTAGCGAGTGGCTCATTGCTCTACTCCTCATACCTTATGTTGACAAGCGCGCATCGATTCGGCGCCTTACCTTGTTTAGTCTTGGGCTAGGTCTTTTCTTCGTCCTCATCATCTTCCTTACCAATCTCCTGACCTTGGGTGTCCCGATCCTTCGTGATGTGCTCTATAGCACATACTTAATGGTGAGACAAATTCATTTAACGGATTTTCTTGATCGGATGGATCTCTTTATGGTTGCAGTCTGGATGCCGACCTACTTTGCCAAACTAGCGCTCAATGTGTGGGCGCTCAGCAGACTTTGTTCCTTAATCTTGGGCATCAATCGCCAAGTAGTAACAGGTCCCATGGCTTTCTTAGGAAGCCTATTGGCACTCCTCCTTTTTCCAGATACCATCCGACTTTATCAATTCAGTACCATAACTTGGAGTACCCTCGGTCTTGTTTTAGAACTGCTAATTTTTCTCTTTTATCTAGGGATGATCCATAGATCGTCAGGAAAGAATAGTCATGAAGAACGTGGAGGGGATGAGGAACATGAACAATTCGTACGCACATAA
- a CDS encoding S-Ena type endospore appendage — protein MGINCCCCPPFETPIYFNDSFCRYFNVACGTTLYEVWAADVGIVEPFGSIVLYNEGNCAITLYLNSSGSSTATIQPGDSFSGTFNSLFRVQISCASDGTSPSRCKGRVCIDLHYRRTSTT, from the coding sequence ATGGGTATCAATTGCTGTTGCTGTCCCCCATTTGAAACACCTATTTACTTTAACGATAGCTTCTGCCGCTATTTCAATGTAGCTTGTGGAACAACCTTGTATGAGGTTTGGGCTGCTGATGTAGGTATTGTTGAACCATTTGGTAGCATTGTTCTCTATAATGAGGGAAATTGTGCAATTACACTCTACCTTAATAGCTCAGGAAGTAGTACCGCTACTATTCAACCAGGGGATTCTTTTTCTGGCACTTTCAACAGTCTATTTCGCGTTCAAATTAGCTGTGCTAGTGATGGTACATCTCCATCCCGTTGTAAGGGGCGAGTTTGTATTGATCTTCATTATCGTCGTACTTCTACCACTTAA
- the arcC gene encoding carbamate kinase, with product MEQQRIVIALGGNAIQIGNEATAKAQQEACFRTAQQLLQIIQAGHEIVVAHGNGPQVGNIMLQQEAAKTDKTPAMPFDTCGAMSQGEIGYWLQQAVGNVMRQADIQKTVASIISQSIVDPQDPAFTNPTKPVGPFYTEEEAKRIADETGYTFKEDAGRGWRRVVPSPIPQTIVEGNMLHHLVQSGFIVIAVGGGGIPVIQDEKGDLHGVEAVIDKDLGAEKLAELVDADILLILTAVERVAINFNKPNQQELSKVSTTEMQRLMEEGHFAPGSMLPKVKAAMSFAMSKPGRKAIITSLERAFDAIQGNAGTLVIHE from the coding sequence ATGGAACAACAACGTATTGTCATTGCCCTCGGTGGTAACGCCATTCAGATCGGCAATGAAGCAACAGCGAAAGCTCAGCAAGAAGCTTGCTTCCGTACTGCACAGCAGTTATTACAAATCATTCAAGCAGGACATGAAATTGTTGTAGCGCATGGTAATGGACCACAGGTTGGAAACATTATGCTACAGCAAGAGGCAGCCAAGACGGACAAGACACCAGCTATGCCGTTCGATACTTGCGGCGCTATGAGTCAAGGGGAGATTGGCTATTGGCTCCAACAAGCCGTTGGGAATGTAATGCGGCAGGCAGATATTCAAAAGACGGTAGCTTCCATTATCTCACAATCCATTGTTGATCCGCAGGATCCCGCCTTTACCAATCCGACAAAGCCAGTGGGACCATTCTATACGGAAGAGGAAGCGAAGCGAATCGCTGATGAGACAGGGTATACCTTTAAGGAGGATGCTGGACGTGGATGGCGCCGTGTTGTACCATCGCCCATTCCCCAGACCATCGTGGAAGGAAATATGCTTCATCACTTGGTTCAATCTGGGTTTATTGTGATTGCCGTAGGTGGTGGAGGAATCCCTGTTATTCAAGATGAAAAAGGTGATCTGCATGGGGTGGAAGCCGTGATCGATAAGGACCTTGGTGCAGAGAAGTTGGCTGAGCTTGTGGATGCAGATATCCTTCTTATCCTCACAGCGGTTGAACGGGTTGCCATCAACTTTAATAAGCCTAATCAACAGGAGCTGTCCAAGGTGTCGACCACTGAAATGCAACGCTTGATGGAGGAAGGCCATTTTGCCCCAGGAAGCATGCTACCTAAGGTGAAAGCAGCGATGAGTTTTGCGATGTCCAAGCCAGGACGCAAGGCGATTATTACCTCCCTTGAGCGAGCCTTCGATGCGATCCAAGGTAATGCAGGAACACTGGTCATTCATGAATAG